The following are encoded in a window of Fibrobacter sp. UWB2 genomic DNA:
- the dacB gene encoding D-alanyl-D-alanine carboxypeptidase/D-alanyl-D-alanine-endopeptidase, protein MNKLFKMTSRLLPFLVAPLFAHVNVASYKSYVDSLLPGTTFGMSLRSVKMGKEIGNVNGNEMFTPASTLKTLTTAAAIHFLPLDYEPKTEMTVFGDVNAKRHTLTGSLKIRGEGDPNISARYYDDPFYVLNNMADSIRAMGIDTIVGRIDLDTSYYTGPWKAENWRRNYYDSWYGAEIGPLGFNDNCVTVRFWPGYFRGDTAVVSLQPDVGYVKVVNNLKTVKGLKKKWVYSIDPDKSIITLGGTIGEDIDSASMVLPIRNPIGYFRAAFMYALKDRGVVFKEDATIASNTELKKFSYSAAPLLSILDEINQRSQNFHAETLLRNLGAQIAGEGSVEGGRKAERRFLQDMGIKQSDFDVWDGSGLSPENKVKPSTVTRLLAKMARHPKGAYYINSFASPGVGSGAKRMIDFEAPWLTRFKTGYIAEVHALVGYIYTMDGDTLTAAMYLNGTNTNPDYKSKDVLDTLWMRLISYTNNNYKSLLQMKTLWLDAQGVSGLNKRLDYFSKRLIGTPYKLGPMGEGHLDTVEDKPLVYLDSVDCVTYLEHVVALAMAKSEKSLYRQLQRLRYKGGKVSYLNRKHYLLDDWIGEGKYAKVIPMENEVSVERTMPKREFFSNHNLKYTGKETPVKVRYMPLDKAIEMAKKTYKGTMKVLGVGIVGTSDKIDLTHTGFVIFNPGQKPILRHASSQRKQVVEVPLAEYLQTRKVPGVTFFKFIQH, encoded by the coding sequence ATGAATAAGTTGTTTAAAATGACTTCCCGTTTGTTGCCGTTCCTTGTGGCACCGCTTTTTGCACATGTCAACGTGGCCTCTTATAAAAGCTATGTCGATTCGCTTTTGCCGGGGACGACTTTTGGGATGTCTTTGCGCTCTGTAAAGATGGGCAAGGAAATTGGCAACGTAAACGGAAATGAAATGTTTACGCCTGCAAGTACGCTTAAAACCTTGACGACTGCTGCCGCAATCCATTTTTTGCCGCTTGATTACGAGCCGAAAACCGAAATGACGGTGTTTGGCGATGTTAATGCCAAAAGGCACACGCTGACGGGCTCGCTAAAAATCCGCGGCGAGGGTGACCCGAACATTTCGGCGAGATATTACGACGATCCGTTTTACGTCTTGAATAACATGGCGGATTCCATCCGTGCGATGGGCATTGATACGATTGTCGGGCGGATTGACTTGGATACAAGTTATTATACCGGTCCGTGGAAAGCGGAAAATTGGCGCCGCAATTATTACGATTCCTGGTACGGTGCCGAAATTGGCCCGCTTGGATTCAATGACAACTGCGTGACTGTCCGATTCTGGCCGGGCTATTTCCGTGGCGATACGGCGGTCGTGTCGTTACAGCCCGATGTGGGCTATGTCAAGGTTGTGAACAACTTAAAGACCGTCAAGGGTCTCAAGAAAAAGTGGGTGTATTCCATTGACCCCGACAAGTCCATCATTACGCTGGGCGGAACAATTGGCGAAGATATCGATTCTGCAAGTATGGTGCTCCCCATCCGTAATCCGATTGGATATTTCAGGGCGGCGTTTATGTACGCGCTCAAGGACCGTGGCGTTGTCTTTAAAGAAGATGCAACGATTGCTTCCAATACTGAACTGAAAAAGTTCTCGTATTCGGCGGCGCCTCTCTTGAGCATCCTCGATGAAATCAATCAGCGCAGCCAGAATTTCCATGCCGAAACGCTGTTGCGCAATCTCGGGGCGCAAATCGCAGGCGAAGGTAGTGTCGAAGGTGGTCGCAAGGCAGAACGCAGGTTCCTCCAGGATATGGGCATTAAGCAGTCCGATTTTGATGTCTGGGATGGCAGTGGACTTTCTCCTGAAAACAAGGTGAAACCGTCGACGGTCACGAGATTGCTTGCAAAGATGGCTCGCCACCCGAAGGGCGCCTACTATATCAATAGTTTTGCAAGTCCGGGCGTGGGTTCCGGTGCAAAGCGAATGATCGATTTTGAAGCCCCGTGGCTTACTCGATTCAAGACGGGCTACATCGCAGAAGTCCATGCATTGGTCGGCTACATCTACACGATGGATGGTGACACGCTGACGGCGGCCATGTACCTGAACGGCACCAATACCAATCCGGATTACAAGAGCAAGGATGTTCTCGATACGCTCTGGATGCGCCTTATCAGCTACACCAACAATAATTACAAGTCGCTTTTGCAAATGAAGACTTTGTGGCTCGATGCCCAAGGTGTTAGCGGACTCAACAAGCGCTTGGATTATTTCTCGAAGCGATTGATTGGAACTCCTTACAAGCTTGGCCCGATGGGCGAAGGCCATTTGGATACGGTTGAAGATAAGCCGCTAGTTTATCTGGACTCTGTCGATTGCGTGACGTATTTGGAACATGTCGTTGCCCTTGCGATGGCCAAGAGCGAAAAGTCTCTGTATCGCCAGTTACAACGCCTCCGCTACAAAGGAGGCAAGGTGAGTTACCTCAATCGCAAACACTACCTGCTCGACGACTGGATTGGCGAAGGCAAGTATGCCAAGGTCATTCCGATGGAAAACGAAGTTTCGGTCGAACGCACGATGCCCAAGAGGGAATTCTTCAGCAACCATAACCTGAAATACACGGGCAAGGAAACGCCTGTTAAAGTGCGCTACATGCCTTTGGACAAGGCGATTGAAATGGCGAAGAAAACGTACAAGGGTACAATGAAAGTTCTTGGCGTGGGAATTGTCGGAACGTCGGACAAGATTGACCTCACGCATACGGGATTTGTAATTTTCAATCCGGGGCAAAAGCCGATACTGCGCCATGCGTCATCGCAAAGGAAGCAGGTTGTTGAAGTTCCGCTCGCCGAATACTTGCAGACTCGTAAAGTCCCCGGCGTCACGTTCTTCAAGTTTATACAGCATTAG
- a CDS encoding extracellular solute-binding protein — MISLASKIVATSFARLALCACLVFGALAAPATAADTLSIWVMDNGLGSKNAMKRLVKKFYRETGIPVKLTSLSWGEAFRKITFAFADSNDVAPDVIQLGSTWVPHFAATGAIRPIDDLISKIDTARFLGEGLRSTHISGKPETYAVPWFIDVRGFFVNERIWSELGFEDSDIDSYPQFLGVLKTIAKSDMKTESGVKVTPIALPGKDDWAGQQCMAPFIWSHGGDFVVPSDKGYRSALLDSNTLVGLALYAKIMGDAQMAPHSLYENSSDNAEGFVRSERVFHYGTSELIKQLEFPEQAGGLANSSIAKDGIKVMVLPTGPFGRFSFMGGSHLALGNKKDTSKYALAEQLLAYMLRADNIDAFSRQVGFLPADRSILHIWNRDSRYSKIVAELEHSRSFPNIPEWGEVEKVLIDLSNSMGALFVNTKHKKQRSASLAKLVYDANAKINALLSYPDTLEGSERMHWAQQFFLYEHKEIYPKNVANIIGRNEHPSADEFKDWLDTSKYLLISVGAGILVICVLVTCFRRRKK, encoded by the coding sequence ATGATAAGCCTCGCCTCGAAGATAGTTGCCACAAGTTTTGCTCGGCTCGCGCTTTGCGCCTGCCTCGTGTTTGGCGCTCTTGCTGCCCCCGCTACGGCGGCGGATACGCTCTCGATTTGGGTCATGGACAATGGTCTTGGCTCGAAAAATGCGATGAAGCGCCTTGTGAAAAAGTTCTATCGCGAAACGGGAATCCCGGTGAAGCTTACATCGCTTAGCTGGGGCGAAGCATTCAGAAAAATCACTTTCGCATTTGCCGATTCAAATGATGTCGCTCCTGACGTAATCCAGCTTGGTTCGACGTGGGTCCCGCACTTTGCGGCGACTGGAGCCATCCGTCCTATTGACGACTTGATTTCGAAAATCGATACGGCTCGATTCTTAGGCGAGGGCCTTCGTAGTACGCATATTTCTGGAAAGCCCGAAACGTATGCGGTGCCTTGGTTTATTGACGTTCGTGGCTTTTTTGTGAACGAAAGGATTTGGAGCGAACTCGGTTTTGAAGATTCCGATATCGATTCGTACCCGCAGTTCCTTGGCGTGCTGAAGACGATTGCTAAATCGGACATGAAGACGGAAAGTGGAGTCAAGGTGACTCCGATTGCGCTCCCTGGTAAAGACGACTGGGCGGGCCAACAGTGCATGGCACCGTTTATCTGGAGCCATGGTGGTGATTTCGTGGTGCCTTCAGACAAGGGCTACCGCAGTGCGCTTTTGGATTCAAACACGCTTGTCGGGCTTGCGCTTTATGCAAAGATTATGGGCGATGCGCAGATGGCGCCTCATAGCTTGTACGAAAACTCCTCGGACAATGCCGAAGGCTTTGTGCGTTCGGAGCGCGTGTTCCATTACGGTACATCCGAATTGATTAAGCAACTGGAATTCCCGGAACAGGCGGGCGGCCTTGCAAATTCCTCGATTGCAAAAGATGGAATCAAGGTGATGGTTTTACCCACCGGGCCTTTCGGAAGGTTCTCTTTCATGGGCGGAAGTCACTTGGCTCTTGGCAACAAGAAGGATACGTCCAAGTATGCTCTTGCCGAACAGCTGCTTGCCTACATGCTCCGTGCCGACAACATCGATGCGTTTTCGCGCCAGGTCGGGTTCTTGCCTGCAGACCGCAGCATTCTCCACATCTGGAATCGCGACTCGCGCTATTCCAAGATTGTTGCGGAACTCGAGCATAGCCGCAGTTTCCCGAATATCCCGGAATGGGGCGAGGTCGAAAAAGTCCTGATTGACCTTTCGAACAGCATGGGGGCGTTGTTTGTGAATACGAAACACAAAAAACAACGAAGCGCCTCCCTTGCAAAACTGGTTTATGACGCCAACGCCAAGATCAATGCGTTGCTCAGCTATCCCGATACTTTAGAGGGCTCGGAGCGTATGCATTGGGCCCAGCAGTTCTTCCTTTATGAACACAAGGAAATTTATCCGAAAAATGTAGCGAATATCATTGGCCGTAACGAACACCCTTCGGCAGATGAATTCAAGGATTGGCTTGATACATCTAAGTATTTGCTCATTTCGGTTGGCGCAGGAATTTTGGTGATTTGCGTTCTCGTCACTTGCTTTAGAAGAAGAAAAAAGTAG
- the aroA gene encoding 3-phosphoshikimate 1-carboxyvinyltransferase, with protein MNDSQFRPSFKQLDAYHSFNGSIRVPGSKSITNRVLLISAIANGTTRLHNLLRSDDTRYMGEALKRLGVKVDFSADYTDAVVEGHGKPFDAGNFPVELYLGNAGTAMRSLTAALSLGWGKFILRGEERMGERPIRDLVDALSTLGADIKYLESEGYPPVRIKADGLKGGDVSVRGNISSQYLTALLICAPYCKTPLHIHVEGELISAPYIELTLDVMKCFGVNVRHNDLTDFYVPQGVYQSPGDYYVEGDASSATYPLAAAAISGGEVKVLGISEDSIQGDIAFIDVLKRMGAEVIPSVEPSGEKCIICKGPKDRRLRSLGDFSAVEIPDAAMTLAVLALFADAPTTIRGIGSWRVKETDRIAAMVAELRKVGATVSSDMDSITIEPPKELQPATIETYNDHRMAMCFSLVSLGGVPIKILDPACVNKTYPQFFEDFGRLAQ; from the coding sequence ATGAACGACTCTCAATTTCGCCCTAGTTTTAAACAGCTTGACGCTTATCATTCATTTAATGGTTCTATCCGTGTTCCGGGGTCCAAAAGCATTACCAATCGTGTGCTTTTGATCTCGGCAATTGCTAACGGGACAACTCGCTTGCACAACCTGCTGCGTAGCGACGATACCCGCTATATGGGCGAGGCTTTAAAACGTCTTGGCGTGAAGGTCGATTTTTCGGCTGATTATACGGATGCTGTGGTTGAAGGCCATGGTAAACCGTTTGATGCTGGCAATTTCCCGGTGGAGCTTTATCTCGGGAACGCCGGTACGGCGATGCGTTCCTTGACGGCCGCTCTTTCGCTTGGCTGGGGCAAGTTCATTTTGCGCGGTGAAGAACGCATGGGCGAACGCCCGATTCGCGACTTGGTCGATGCGCTCAGTACGCTTGGTGCCGATATCAAGTATCTGGAATCCGAAGGCTACCCGCCGGTCCGCATCAAGGCCGATGGCCTCAAGGGCGGCGATGTGAGCGTTCGCGGTAACATTTCGAGCCAGTACCTCACGGCCCTTTTGATTTGCGCTCCGTACTGTAAGACCCCGCTCCACATCCATGTGGAAGGCGAGCTTATTTCTGCACCGTACATCGAACTCACGCTCGATGTGATGAAGTGCTTTGGCGTGAACGTGCGCCACAACGACCTGACGGACTTCTACGTGCCGCAGGGCGTGTACCAGAGCCCCGGTGACTATTATGTCGAGGGCGATGCAAGCTCAGCCACTTACCCCCTTGCCGCTGCCGCGATTTCTGGTGGTGAAGTGAAGGTCCTTGGAATTAGTGAAGACAGTATCCAGGGCGATATCGCCTTTATCGATGTCCTGAAGCGCATGGGTGCAGAAGTTATCCCGAGTGTAGAACCCAGTGGCGAAAAGTGCATTATCTGCAAGGGACCTAAAGACCGTCGCTTGCGCAGCCTTGGCGATTTTAGTGCTGTTGAAATTCCTGATGCAGCAATGACGCTTGCCGTGCTTGCCTTGTTTGCAGATGCTCCGACGACGATTCGCGGCATTGGCAGCTGGCGCGTGAAAGAGACCGACCGCATTGCGGCCATGGTGGCAGAACTCCGCAAAGTGGGTGCGACCGTCTCCTCTGACATGGATTCGATTACGATTGAACCGCCGAAGGAACTGCAACCGGCAACAATTGAAACTTACAATGACCACCGCATGGCAATGTGCTTTAGCCTTGTCTCGCTCGGTGGCGTGCCCATCAAGATTCTCGACCCTGCGTGTGTGAACAAGACTTATCCCCAATTCTTTGAAGATTTCGGAAGACTCGCTCAATGA
- a CDS encoding acyl-[acyl-carrier-protein] thioesterase codes for MEPEVTTKNFEVRFSDCDHHSRLKLSNLFLFMEETAIADAEQNGFGIWKMMKAGYTTVITRLKIRLLHHPVWGEKLSISTWAKDIIKDKVCLKDYSILDAQGHSIAQATSSWLLVNMKTGKAENPANAPYPIPLIQGKNALPEMMDILDPQVDPQIVATEIAKYSDLDMNKHVNHCRYVDWVTNSLDPQELKSRRIRSIQINYISQIPLGGKVNIVRFKNTNHHAYIFGTNADDMTQCHFQARIGFAD; via the coding sequence ATGGAACCGGAAGTCACCACCAAAAATTTTGAAGTGCGTTTCTCGGACTGCGACCACCACAGCCGACTCAAGCTTTCAAATCTCTTCTTGTTCATGGAAGAAACCGCCATCGCCGATGCCGAACAGAACGGCTTTGGGATATGGAAGATGATGAAGGCAGGCTACACCACGGTCATCACGCGACTGAAGATTCGCCTGTTGCACCACCCGGTCTGGGGCGAAAAGCTTTCCATCTCGACGTGGGCAAAGGACATCATCAAGGACAAAGTTTGTCTTAAGGATTATTCCATCCTCGATGCGCAGGGGCATTCCATCGCGCAGGCGACTTCTTCGTGGCTCTTGGTGAACATGAAGACCGGCAAAGCAGAAAACCCGGCCAACGCACCGTACCCGATTCCGCTCATTCAGGGCAAGAACGCGCTCCCCGAAATGATGGATATTTTGGACCCGCAAGTTGACCCGCAAATTGTAGCGACAGAAATTGCAAAGTATAGTGACTTGGACATGAACAAGCATGTGAACCACTGCCGCTATGTGGACTGGGTGACAAACTCGCTCGACCCGCAGGAACTCAAGAGCCGCAGAATCCGTTCAATACAGATAAATTACATTTCGCAGATTCCGCTCGGCGGCAAGGTGAACATTGTGCGTTTCAAGAATACAAACCACCATGCGTATATTTTCGGGACGAACGCTGACGACATGACGCAATGCCACTTCCAGGCGCGCATCGGTTTCGCTGATTAG
- a CDS encoding ComEC/Rec2 family competence protein — MRLFWILVVAAVINGCMYVSGSAEGETPVHVTAIDVGQGLAVLLEYGGRYAMYDFGPDSVGVVDSLLARGVDTLEWVVLSHNHRDHIGGFLELAGRGVFVRRLYVGPDTAGDFYRDSVLRVARSLGTPVDTLLRGENVSFGGGANGFEVLWPASYWRVGENRASLVLLGKFGASKMLLTGDLDSVGERHLLEMNPTLSAELLQVAHHGSAGSNTLSFLSQVSPKYAFVSVGAENRYGHPAPSVVRKLNLVLGDSTRLYRTDLQGSIRFELSPSMGVLVP, encoded by the coding sequence ATGAGGCTTTTTTGGATTTTGGTTGTCGCGGCGGTGATTAACGGCTGCATGTACGTGAGCGGGTCGGCGGAGGGCGAAACTCCGGTACACGTTACGGCGATTGACGTGGGGCAGGGGCTTGCGGTTCTCCTCGAATATGGCGGTCGCTATGCGATGTATGACTTTGGGCCCGATTCGGTCGGCGTGGTGGATTCGCTTTTGGCGCGCGGAGTCGATACGCTTGAGTGGGTGGTGCTAAGCCATAACCATCGGGACCATATTGGCGGATTTTTGGAACTTGCGGGGCGGGGCGTTTTTGTGCGGCGGTTGTACGTGGGGCCGGATACGGCGGGCGACTTTTATCGCGATAGCGTGTTGCGGGTAGCGAGATCGCTTGGAACGCCGGTGGATACGCTATTGCGAGGCGAGAACGTAAGTTTTGGGGGTGGGGCTAATGGCTTTGAAGTGCTGTGGCCGGCGAGCTATTGGCGCGTGGGCGAGAATCGTGCGAGTCTGGTGCTGCTCGGAAAGTTTGGCGCCAGCAAAATGCTTTTGACGGGAGACCTGGATTCGGTGGGCGAACGCCATTTGCTTGAGATGAATCCGACACTTTCGGCGGAGCTTTTGCAGGTGGCGCATCACGGTTCGGCGGGGAGCAATACGTTAAGTTTCTTGTCGCAGGTCTCGCCGAAGTATGCTTTTGTGAGCGTCGGTGCGGAGAACCGCTATGGGCATCCCGCGCCATCTGTTGTCCGTAAACTAAATTTGGTGCTTGGGGATTCTACGAGACTTTACCGTACTGATTTGCAAGGCTCCATCCGCTTTGAACTCTCGCCGAGCATGGGCGTACTTGTACCGTAG
- a CDS encoding SpoIIE family protein phosphatase — protein MKLNFHSLAFKQTVLILLGITVIFVAMIFMLQQQVSSRMSELIMARGQEISEKHVSSIDNIFEDNAAVVKNIVAMLERGDLNKKDIEEFLPAEYVRTHEKNPIASALFIAYEPERNGREFMRITGHGLEDTVMEVKDYREMPWYKQSIETGKGQWYEPFIGVYADQPVALFAMPFYQTLPDGSKKFKGVVGLDIFVSFLRDAVSSINIENSGYAFILSAENRFVAHPRDDWIFKESLHSLAKGHEAGLSNFETAVRNLHSGLLLGKTFSGEKACIYFSHMKVDGWVFGVVWPADEFFAKQRKMASVLGILGLASYIMMIVLVLVISSRVTRPLKALAGVAKRLGQGDFDVEIPPVDGKDEIAEFADAFGRMRDSLKENIEKQKGAERVASELEMARKIQLGLLARSDDDEGVKDARHLLSPFILPAKAVGGDFYDFCKVDNDRLAFLIADVSGKGVPAALLMMSARSMLKSVLLAGTSVVDTFNVVNDRLAFRNYLNMFVTVWMGVLDLRTGEVEFVCAGHNPPAIRRADGTVEFAKSKPGLVIAAMEGTRYKRQTLKLNPGDTIFLYTDGVTEATDANENLFGDERLLKTLRDAGNREPAEICPFVKSKIDEFVGDAPQFDDITMLALKFVGGDKT, from the coding sequence ATGAAATTGAATTTTCACAGTCTTGCGTTTAAACAGACTGTTTTGATATTGCTCGGCATCACGGTGATCTTTGTCGCGATGATTTTTATGCTTCAGCAGCAGGTCAGCTCGAGGATGTCGGAACTCATCATGGCACGTGGTCAGGAAATCAGTGAAAAGCACGTGTCTTCCATCGACAATATCTTTGAAGATAACGCTGCGGTTGTAAAAAACATTGTGGCGATGCTCGAACGTGGCGACTTGAACAAGAAGGATATCGAGGAGTTTTTGCCGGCGGAATACGTGCGCACCCATGAGAAAAATCCGATTGCGTCTGCGTTGTTTATCGCCTACGAGCCCGAACGGAATGGCCGCGAGTTCATGCGCATTACGGGGCACGGCCTCGAGGACACGGTCATGGAAGTGAAGGACTACCGCGAAATGCCTTGGTACAAACAGTCCATCGAAACGGGCAAGGGCCAGTGGTACGAACCGTTTATTGGCGTTTATGCGGACCAGCCGGTGGCGCTTTTTGCGATGCCTTTTTACCAGACGCTCCCCGATGGTTCTAAGAAATTCAAGGGCGTTGTCGGGCTTGATATTTTTGTCTCGTTCTTGCGCGATGCGGTCTCCTCGATAAATATTGAAAACTCGGGATATGCGTTTATCCTCTCTGCCGAAAACAGGTTTGTGGCGCATCCGCGTGATGACTGGATTTTCAAGGAATCGCTCCATTCGCTTGCAAAAGGCCATGAAGCGGGCTTGTCTAATTTCGAGACGGCGGTACGCAATTTGCACAGCGGGCTTTTACTTGGCAAGACTTTTAGCGGCGAAAAGGCTTGCATCTATTTTTCGCACATGAAGGTGGACGGCTGGGTGTTCGGCGTCGTTTGGCCTGCGGATGAATTCTTTGCAAAACAACGTAAGATGGCGTCGGTTCTCGGCATCCTTGGCCTCGCTAGCTACATCATGATGATTGTACTTGTGCTTGTGATTTCGAGTCGTGTGACGCGACCGCTCAAGGCGCTTGCAGGGGTGGCGAAGCGTTTGGGCCAGGGCGACTTTGACGTGGAGATTCCACCGGTTGATGGCAAGGACGAAATTGCGGAATTTGCAGATGCGTTTGGCCGCATGCGTGATTCGCTCAAGGAAAATATTGAAAAGCAGAAGGGCGCCGAACGTGTGGCGAGCGAACTGGAGATGGCACGCAAGATCCAGCTTGGGTTGCTTGCGCGTAGCGATGATGACGAGGGCGTAAAGGATGCCCGCCATTTGCTTTCTCCGTTTATTTTACCTGCAAAGGCGGTGGGTGGTGACTTCTATGATTTCTGCAAGGTGGATAATGACAGGCTTGCCTTCTTGATCGCAGACGTGTCGGGCAAGGGCGTTCCGGCGGCGCTCCTCATGATGTCGGCGCGCTCGATGCTCAAGAGCGTCTTGCTTGCGGGCACTTCGGTTGTAGACACATTCAACGTTGTGAATGACCGCCTGGCGTTCCGCAACTACCTCAATATGTTCGTCACGGTCTGGATGGGCGTTCTCGACTTGCGGACGGGCGAAGTGGAATTTGTATGTGCAGGGCATAACCCGCCGGCTATCCGCCGTGCGGACGGTACGGTCGAGTTTGCAAAGAGCAAGCCCGGTCTTGTGATTGCCGCGATGGAAGGGACCCGTTACAAGCGCCAGACGCTCAAGCTGAATCCGGGCGATACAATCTTCTTGTACACGGACGGCGTGACCGAGGCGACGGATGCGAACGAGAATCTGTTTGGTGACGAGCGGCTGCTCAAGACGCTCCGCGATGCGGGCAACCGCGAACCTGCCGAAATTTGCCCGTTCGTGAAATCCAAGATTGATGAATTTGTGGGCGACGCTCCGCAGTTCGACGACATTACCATGCTCGCGCTCAAGTTCGTGGGCGGTGATAAAACTTAA